From a single Streptomyces sp. NBC_00377 genomic region:
- a CDS encoding LacI family DNA-binding transcriptional regulator yields the protein MSTHEDHRPRAGRPRRTDVARLAGVSPATVSFVLNKTAGQTISDETRQRVLQAVAELGYRPNRAAQGLRQGRSATIGFVSHDADFGVFAASAIKGAHEASVRQGNLLLLVNTGGSNRQAAQLVGELLDRQTDALIFAAAGTRSVVIPESAGRVPTILVNCFVPDDSTPSILPDEVRGGREAAQALLDLGHRDIAYLTGTASAWATKARLRGFREALRGAGLDPRDHTVLSGNYHADSGYELARRLLRRDARPTAIMCGNDRMAVGVLLALLEAGLRVPEDVSVMGYDDQFQLAAEIHPALSTVRLPYEAMGRLAAEQLAAGGPAVQTGRTLLHCPLVIRGSTAAPARPARG from the coding sequence GTCTCCCCCGCGACCGTCTCCTTCGTGCTCAACAAGACGGCCGGCCAGACGATCAGTGACGAGACCCGGCAGCGGGTCCTGCAAGCGGTCGCCGAACTCGGCTACCGCCCCAACCGGGCCGCGCAGGGGCTTCGCCAGGGGCGCAGCGCCACCATCGGCTTCGTCAGCCACGACGCCGACTTCGGCGTGTTCGCGGCCTCCGCGATCAAGGGGGCCCACGAGGCGTCGGTACGCCAGGGCAATCTGCTGCTCCTGGTCAACACCGGCGGTTCGAACCGCCAGGCAGCTCAGCTGGTCGGCGAACTGCTCGACCGGCAGACCGACGCCCTGATCTTCGCCGCGGCCGGCACCAGGTCGGTGGTGATCCCGGAGAGCGCCGGGCGGGTCCCGACGATCCTCGTGAACTGCTTCGTCCCGGACGACTCCACCCCGTCGATCCTTCCCGACGAGGTGCGCGGCGGCCGGGAGGCCGCCCAGGCGCTGCTCGATCTCGGCCACCGGGACATCGCCTACCTCACCGGCACGGCCAGCGCCTGGGCCACCAAGGCCCGCCTGCGGGGCTTCCGCGAGGCACTGCGCGGCGCCGGACTCGATCCGCGGGATCACACCGTGCTGTCCGGCAACTACCATGCCGACTCCGGTTACGAGCTGGCCCGCAGGCTGCTGCGGCGCGACGCCAGGCCCACGGCGATCATGTGCGGCAACGACCGGATGGCCGTCGGCGTGCTCCTGGCCCTGCTGGAGGCGGGACTCCGCGTGCCCGAGGACGTGTCGGTGATGGGCTACGACGACCAGTTCCAGCTCGCCGCGGAGATACACCCGGCACTGAGCACCGTACGGCTGCCGTACGAGGCAATGGGCCGCCTGGCCGCCGAACAACTCGCCGCCGGCGGGCCCGCCGTGCAGACCGGACGGACCTTGCTGCACTGCCCGCTCGTGATACGCGGCTCCACTGCGGCCCCGGCGCGGCCCGCCAGGGGCTGA